The following are from one region of the Ochotona princeps isolate mOchPri1 chromosome 4, mOchPri1.hap1, whole genome shotgun sequence genome:
- the LOC101534860 gene encoding olfactory receptor 8H1-like, which translates to MSRRNNTNVPDFILMGLTDSGEVQLVLFVLFLLIYLVTMLGNVGMTLIIRLDPQLHTPMYFFLSHLSFLDLSYSNVITPKTLQNLQTSNTYISFVGCFTQTYFFILLAATECFLLSSMAVDRYVAICNPLRYPLIMSSRLCYALVTVSYLIGFIDSSFSVLFMSKLHFCDSNVIHHFFCDTFPILALSCTDTYETEIAIFTCAVSTLMVSLITIAVSYASILSAILKINSTSGKKKAFSTCASHLLGVTVFYGTMIFTYLKPSKSYSLGKDQVASVFYTIVIPMLNPLIYSLRNKEVKNALLRVTHKKDTSTSLK; encoded by the coding sequence ATGAGTAGAAGAAATAATACAAATGTGCCTGACTTCATCCTTATGGGATTGACAGATTCAGGAGAGGTCCAGCTGGTCCTCTTCGTGTTATTTCTGCTTATCTACTTGGTGACGATGCTGGGAAATGTAGGGATGACACTGATAATCCGTCTGGACCCGCAACTTCACACGCCCAtgtattttttcctctctcaCCTGTCATTTCTAGATCTCAGTTATTCAAATGTCATCACGCCTAAAACTTTACAGAACTTACAGACTTCTAACACTTACATTTCCTTCGTAGGTTGCTTCACCCAAACATACTTTTTCATCCTCCTGGCTGCAACAGAGTGTTTTCTCCTCTCCTCCATGGCTGTTGATCGCTATGTCGCGATCTGCAACCCATTACGCTACCCGCTTATTATGTCCAGCAGACTCTGCTATGCCCTTGTCACTGTGTCCTACCTGATTGGTTTTATAGATTCCTCTTTCTCCGTGCTTTTCATGAGCAAACTGCACTTCTGTGACTCCAATGTCATCCATCACTTTTTCTGTGACACATTCCCAATTCTAGCCCTGTCCTGCACTGACACATATGAGACCGAAATCGCCATATTCACTTGCGCCGTTTCCACTTTGATGGTGTCCCTTATCACAATAGCTGTGTCCTATGCATCCATCCTCTCTGCTATTCTGAAAATCAATTCcacttcaggaaagaaaaaagccttCTCTACCTGTGCCTCCCATCTCCTGGGAGTCACCGTATTTTATGGCACtatgatttttacttatttaaaaccaAGTAAATCCTACTCCCTGGGAAAGGATCAAGTGGCTTCTGTTTTTTATACGATCGTGATCCCCATGCTCAATCCGCTTATTTATAGTCTGAGGAACAAAGAAGTTAAGAACGCTCTTCTTCGGGTCACGCACAAGAAAGATACCTCCACGTCTTTAAAATAG